From a region of the Paenibacillus sp. FSL R10-2734 genome:
- a CDS encoding extracellular solute-binding protein encodes MKKRLALVTTIILMIALLATACNNSGKKEQSNEDKKSSGEKTKISIWHNFAGDDLRAKAVRDLIDKYKEEHPDVEVDVQAIPVDGYRQRLSTVAAANEMPDVFFVYAGSQSQEFYDAGKLQPITELMDKYPEWKNSFLAGAFDRYEFEKGQIFTAPLGMSATSFMYYNKDLFEKHSVKVPTTWEEMMTAIKTFNDNGITPIALGNKAPWVAQSTIIGSLADRVTGTEWFLKAAAQDGASFTDPVFIDALGKYKELVDNKAFQDGANSIDNTQAEQYFIQGKAAMMINGAWSLTNLAASATPEQLAPIEVTTMPGIEGGAGKANTLSGGAGAGFALNKNTKDAQKQAALDLIYAVSGPDGQKAIAESNSMVMYKVDLDKSKVSPLYFKAYELAVNSEITPVYDAYLSAEAGEVINNGLQELMMGGKPEDVAKKLQDAQARSTKK; translated from the coding sequence ATGAAGAAGAGACTTGCGTTAGTAACGACAATTATCTTGATGATTGCCCTTTTGGCAACCGCTTGCAACAATAGCGGAAAAAAGGAGCAGAGCAATGAAGACAAGAAAAGCTCTGGAGAAAAAACTAAAATTTCAATATGGCATAACTTCGCGGGTGACGACCTTCGTGCCAAAGCGGTTAGAGACCTGATCGACAAGTATAAAGAGGAGCATCCAGACGTTGAGGTAGACGTGCAAGCGATCCCAGTTGACGGTTATCGTCAACGCCTAAGCACAGTGGCTGCGGCAAATGAAATGCCAGACGTATTTTTCGTTTATGCGGGCAGCCAATCTCAAGAGTTCTATGATGCCGGTAAGCTTCAACCGATTACAGAGTTGATGGATAAATATCCAGAATGGAAGAACAGTTTCTTGGCAGGGGCATTCGACCGCTATGAGTTTGAAAAAGGACAAATTTTCACAGCGCCGCTCGGTATGTCAGCAACTTCGTTCATGTATTATAACAAAGATCTTTTCGAGAAGCACAGTGTAAAAGTGCCGACTACTTGGGAAGAGATGATGACTGCAATTAAAACATTCAACGACAACGGCATTACGCCGATTGCCCTCGGGAATAAAGCACCATGGGTTGCACAATCGACGATTATCGGTTCGTTGGCTGACCGCGTGACGGGCACAGAATGGTTTTTGAAAGCAGCCGCTCAAGATGGAGCGTCTTTTACAGATCCTGTGTTCATTGATGCTTTGGGTAAGTACAAAGAGCTCGTTGACAATAAAGCGTTTCAAGATGGCGCAAACAGCATCGACAACACGCAAGCAGAGCAATACTTCATTCAAGGCAAGGCAGCTATGATGATTAACGGCGCATGGTCGCTTACGAATCTTGCAGCATCCGCAACTCCTGAGCAATTGGCACCTATCGAAGTCACAACAATGCCTGGTATAGAAGGTGGAGCAGGCAAAGCGAATACGCTTTCCGGAGGTGCCGGCGCTGGCTTCGCGCTTAACAAAAATACAAAAGACGCACAGAAGCAGGCAGCACTTGATCTGATCTACGCAGTAAGCGGACCGGATGGGCAAAAGGCGATCGCAGAAAGCAACTCGATGGTTATGTACAAAGTAGATCTGGATAAGTCGAAAGTAAGTCCACTTTACTTCAAAGCTTACGAATTGGCTGTGAATTCTGAAATTACGCCGGTATATGACGCCTATTTATCTGCTGAAGCAGGCGAGGTGATCAACAACGGTCTTCAAGAGCTTATGATGGGCGGTAAGCCGGAGGATGTAGCTAAAAAACTTCAGGATGCGCAAGCGCGTTCGACTAAAAAGTAA
- a CDS encoding helix-turn-helix domain-containing protein, which yields MKLLIVDDEVIIRTGLSTVIKWEENGIELLAPAASAEEALMRIPIECPDIILTDIRMTGMTGLELSREVKRNFPYIEIVILSGFDDFAYAQQAMREGISDYLLKNSRPGDIMTAVMRVKQRIVSRREAVLQEAIHQTAFRWKQLDRFLRGDNLLTERESEELLIYYPELRLGSDMEKLELWLVTSASPLTVKEETESEMNEAAAMIRDSLGCVILEWEYGWLLIFRRGRPGAKRLVKASMERAEHVYRQPFFAACGVWASNVAELRESLRTAEQTVSYRWLAEETRMLAYEDIKDRKGMRTVCTEEVEKKLTAVLRSGSREVVQQWIKGELASIRKDAEATPSSVQAYLHSLIVGGYRWLERAAASVGQSMPKLPQIEQLDMKLLTANPEETLQQMLLAIHAQYERLNGSRNEAIDRTVAYIREHLADSLSLAQVAACVHMNPNYFSKLFKQETGKNYIEYVTEARMEWASRLLRETPAKVSEIAKRVGYEDMKHFNQLFKRYSGETPSQYRSR from the coding sequence ATGAAGCTTTTGATAGTAGATGACGAAGTCATTATTAGGACCGGCCTTAGCACGGTTATTAAATGGGAAGAGAATGGCATTGAGCTGCTCGCACCGGCTGCTTCCGCGGAGGAAGCGCTGATGCGCATTCCGATAGAGTGCCCTGACATCATACTAACCGATATTCGCATGACGGGAATGACGGGATTGGAATTGTCTCGCGAGGTTAAGCGGAATTTTCCATACATTGAAATTGTTATATTGTCTGGATTCGATGATTTCGCATATGCACAGCAAGCGATGCGGGAAGGAATAAGTGATTATTTGCTCAAAAATAGCCGTCCTGGCGATATTATGACTGCGGTTATGCGCGTGAAGCAGCGTATCGTCAGCAGACGGGAGGCAGTGCTTCAAGAAGCCATCCATCAAACGGCGTTCCGTTGGAAGCAACTAGATCGGTTTCTTCGCGGGGACAATCTCCTGACGGAGCGTGAAAGTGAGGAACTGCTGATCTATTATCCTGAGCTGAGGCTCGGATCGGATATGGAGAAGCTAGAGCTATGGCTAGTTACATCTGCGTCTCCACTGACAGTGAAGGAGGAGACAGAAAGTGAAATGAATGAGGCGGCTGCGATGATTAGGGATTCTCTTGGCTGCGTCATTCTGGAGTGGGAATATGGATGGCTGCTTATTTTCCGCAGGGGGCGGCCGGGCGCGAAGCGATTGGTTAAGGCGTCGATGGAGCGGGCGGAGCACGTTTATCGCCAGCCTTTTTTTGCCGCATGCGGTGTATGGGCCAGCAACGTGGCAGAACTGAGAGAGTCACTTCGCACTGCCGAACAAACCGTCTCGTACCGCTGGTTGGCAGAGGAAACAAGAATGCTGGCCTATGAGGATATTAAAGACCGGAAAGGAATGCGGACCGTTTGTACGGAAGAAGTGGAGAAGAAGCTAACCGCCGTTCTGAGAAGCGGGAGCCGAGAAGTCGTACAGCAGTGGATTAAAGGTGAACTGGCGAGCATTAGGAAGGATGCGGAAGCGACACCTAGTTCCGTTCAAGCATATTTACATTCCTTGATCGTTGGGGGGTACCGCTGGCTAGAGCGTGCAGCAGCATCCGTTGGTCAATCGATGCCGAAGCTTCCACAGATTGAACAGCTGGACATGAAGCTGCTTACTGCGAATCCAGAAGAAACTTTGCAGCAGATGCTGCTTGCGATCCATGCGCAGTATGAGCGATTAAACGGCAGCAGAAATGAAGCCATTGACCGAACTGTAGCCTATATACGCGAGCATCTTGCAGACAGCTTGTCTTTGGCGCAGGTAGCGGCATGCGTACATATGAATCCGAACTATTTTAGCAAGCTGTTTAAGCAGGAAACAGGTAAAAACTATATTGAGTATGTAACGGAAGCAAGAATGGAATGGGCTAGCCGTTTGTTGAGGGAAACGCCGGCGAAGGTGAGCGAGATCGCTAAGCGGGTAGGTTACGAGGATATGAAGCATTTTAACCAGCTGTTTAAGCGTTACAGTGGCGAAACCCCTTCGCAATATCGTTCAAGATGA
- a CDS encoding sensor histidine kinase: MENWLGKSLKQKLSLLIIISVLVPVLSLGLFSYYIAESLTEEKAKSSGINTLRQIGAYLENMVSDVENLSLFLIGHPDVQSYLKTPERDLLKQTSIINLLTTLSISKSYIANVMIEANEDNKPSVSFRSVLESEWTDIQSEYPGYYEEYPKWWSPVHHFVTSDGKEDAITMSRPIRSTSKYYKIGMLKISLTQSVISSHLKQAGLEGEGVALLLDEQNRILAGPEGYSTNKNLNEYFPGIVDFKGRSGSFDYREAEERSTVLHYQMPNINWRLVGIIPAKAYRAQNQYFLTLTAIAVSISMLFVIAFVLVLIQKVTKPLSALTKFLRNSSPDEPLPTLPVTSIDEVGQLIISYNRMSSRIINLTDEVKHNEALKKEADMSALQAQINPHFLYNTLSSVHWMALMKGDEKIADMVGSLSDFLRFSLNKGQEYCAISQEILHVDHYVKIQSIRYPDKFDYEANIPAELLDLRMLKLLLQPLIENAMIHGILKREGKGSIIVKAVSAGERITFIVQDDGVGMSRERLELLREKISANLGIDPLKNNDSAGSSYGLRNVHNRLQLHYGHEAGLRIESAEGSGTKVSFTIIPLQSEIK, encoded by the coding sequence ATGGAAAACTGGTTGGGTAAATCGTTAAAGCAGAAGCTGAGCTTGTTGATTATTATTTCGGTATTGGTACCCGTGTTGTCTCTGGGACTGTTCTCCTATTATATTGCTGAAAGCTTAACGGAGGAGAAAGCGAAAAGCTCAGGCATTAATACGCTTCGGCAAATTGGGGCCTATTTGGAAAATATGGTAAGCGATGTCGAGAATCTATCACTATTCCTCATCGGCCACCCTGATGTCCAAAGCTATTTGAAAACACCGGAACGCGATTTGCTAAAGCAAACCTCCATCATTAATTTACTTACAACATTATCGATTTCCAAATCATATATCGCCAATGTCATGATCGAAGCAAATGAAGATAATAAGCCGTCGGTTTCCTTCAGATCTGTCCTCGAATCAGAATGGACCGATATTCAGAGCGAGTATCCCGGTTATTATGAGGAATATCCAAAATGGTGGTCTCCGGTGCATCACTTTGTTACGTCGGACGGCAAAGAGGATGCCATTACGATGTCACGACCGATTCGCAGCACATCAAAATATTACAAGATCGGCATGCTTAAAATTAGCTTGACACAATCGGTTATTTCTAGCCATTTAAAGCAAGCTGGACTAGAGGGTGAAGGTGTCGCCCTGCTATTGGACGAACAAAACAGGATATTGGCTGGGCCGGAAGGGTATTCGACTAACAAGAACTTGAACGAGTATTTCCCCGGAATAGTTGATTTCAAGGGAAGGTCGGGTTCGTTCGATTACCGAGAAGCGGAGGAACGGAGTACAGTACTGCACTATCAGATGCCGAATATTAACTGGAGGCTCGTAGGCATCATTCCAGCAAAAGCTTACAGAGCGCAGAACCAGTATTTTTTAACTTTAACCGCAATTGCAGTCAGCATTTCCATGCTCTTTGTGATCGCTTTCGTACTTGTACTTATTCAAAAGGTGACGAAACCGTTGTCTGCATTAACGAAGTTTCTTAGAAATTCCAGCCCAGACGAGCCGCTGCCGACGCTGCCCGTCACATCGATCGATGAGGTTGGACAACTGATTATTAGCTATAATCGGATGAGCTCGCGAATTATTAATCTAACCGATGAGGTGAAGCACAACGAAGCGTTGAAGAAGGAAGCGGATATGTCGGCGCTTCAAGCGCAGATCAATCCGCATTTTCTATACAATACGTTATCGTCTGTCCACTGGATGGCGCTAATGAAGGGAGACGAAAAAATCGCGGATATGGTCGGCTCATTGAGTGATTTTCTTCGTTTCAGCTTAAATAAAGGACAGGAATATTGTGCAATCAGCCAAGAAATTTTGCATGTAGATCATTATGTGAAGATCCAGTCCATTCGATATCCAGATAAATTTGATTACGAGGCGAATATTCCGGCGGAGCTTCTGGATCTGAGAATGCTGAAGCTGCTGCTTCAGCCGCTAATTGAAAATGCGATGATTCATGGCATTTTGAAAAGAGAGGGTAAAGGAAGCATTATCGTTAAAGCGGTGTCAGCGGGAGAGCGTATTACGTTTATCGTTCAGGATGACGGTGTCGGCATGAGCAGGGAAAGATTGGAGCTGCTGAGGGAGAAGATAAGCGCAAACTTGGGTATTGATCCGCTGAAGAATAATGACTCGGCAGGCAGCAGCTACGGATTACGCAACGTGCATAATCGGCTGCAGCTTCATTATGGGCATGAAGCCGGTTTGCGGATCGAAAGCGCAGAAGGAAGCGGCACTAAAGTTAGTTTTACGATTATACCGCTCCAATCAGAAATCAAATAG
- a CDS encoding DeoR/GlpR family DNA-binding transcription regulator, with protein sequence MFANERRLKIMEMLEQKSSITVSELIKMFSVSIETVRRDLEYLENQQALKRVHGGAVSNQKMHSFANLENRMSENKALKQYLAKIAIQFIRNYDTIAIDSGSTAMELVPLLRDHFHHLTIITNSPEVFGSLSDTDGFELIQIGGQYLREEKAFYGHMALDAINRLHFSKTFVFPSAISLRNGIGVFVHELFDIQRAYIRNTDEVFILADSSKFESTASIKLCDLSTSFKIITDHELPDHMYSLYKKNDIQIIN encoded by the coding sequence TTGTTTGCAAATGAAAGACGTTTAAAAATTATGGAGATGCTTGAACAAAAATCGTCCATTACCGTTTCAGAGCTCATTAAGATGTTCAGCGTATCGATTGAAACCGTTCGGCGCGATTTAGAATATCTTGAAAACCAACAGGCGCTCAAACGCGTACATGGCGGAGCTGTATCGAACCAAAAGATGCATAGCTTTGCAAACCTTGAAAATCGCATGTCGGAAAACAAAGCTTTAAAGCAATATCTCGCAAAAATCGCTATACAGTTTATACGCAATTACGACACGATAGCCATTGATTCAGGAAGCACCGCTATGGAGTTAGTGCCGCTGTTAAGAGATCATTTTCACCATCTCACGATTATCACAAATTCCCCGGAGGTCTTTGGGTCTCTGAGTGATACGGATGGGTTTGAATTGATTCAAATTGGTGGGCAATACCTCCGTGAAGAAAAAGCATTTTACGGTCATATGGCATTAGATGCGATTAATCGGCTTCATTTTTCAAAAACATTTGTTTTTCCGTCGGCCATTTCGCTGCGCAATGGTATTGGCGTATTTGTCCACGAGCTTTTTGATATTCAACGGGCTTATATCCGCAATACAGACGAGGTGTTTATCCTTGCTGACAGCTCGAAGTTCGAATCAACTGCTTCAATCAAGCTTTGTGACTTATCGACATCCTTTAAAATCATCACCGACCATGAACTGCCAGATCATATGTACTCGCTTTATAAAAAGAATGACATTCAAATTATTAACTAA
- a CDS encoding ectonucleotide pyrophosphatase/phosphodiesterase has product MSEKVLLILVDGMRPDSLEKSGHPFIEEMKAKGSFTLDAQTVMPSVTLPCHMSLFLSVPPERHGILDNIYTPQVRPISGLCEQLSANKKTCGFFHNWSELQDVARPGSLAYSCFISGEAYTYEATNKMLTDQAIKYINEQLPDFTFLYLGLVDVIGHKYGWMSDEYIQSVYDSWVCIEKAACAVPEDYTIIVTSDHGGHDRNHGTNKPDDMTIPLFVKGKSFAPGTFIPYANIIDIAPTITKLLGVESNVDWEGKCLV; this is encoded by the coding sequence ATGAGTGAAAAAGTATTGCTGATTTTGGTCGATGGTATGCGACCTGATAGTTTGGAAAAATCCGGGCATCCTTTTATTGAAGAAATGAAGGCTAAGGGAAGCTTCACCCTCGATGCGCAAACGGTTATGCCAAGCGTGACCTTGCCGTGTCACATGTCGTTGTTTCTTAGTGTCCCTCCAGAGCGTCACGGTATATTGGATAATATATACACTCCCCAGGTTCGGCCTATATCAGGGCTCTGCGAACAACTGAGTGCGAATAAAAAAACGTGCGGATTTTTCCACAACTGGTCGGAGCTTCAAGATGTGGCTCGTCCCGGATCATTAGCTTACAGTTGTTTTATATCAGGCGAAGCCTATACATACGAGGCTACTAACAAGATGCTAACTGACCAAGCAATCAAATATATAAATGAACAGTTACCCGATTTTACCTTCTTGTATTTGGGACTTGTCGATGTAATCGGCCACAAGTATGGCTGGATGTCAGATGAATACATTCAATCAGTCTATGATTCTTGGGTATGCATCGAAAAAGCCGCATGTGCGGTGCCGGAAGACTATACGATTATCGTAACCTCTGATCATGGTGGTCACGACCGGAATCATGGTACGAATAAGCCTGATGATATGACGATACCGCTATTTGTGAAAGGTAAATCGTTTGCTCCCGGAACATTCATTCCTTACGCCAATATCATCGATATCGCGCCGACCATAACAAAACTTCTTGGTGTAGAGAGCAATGTGGATTGGGAAGGCAAATGCCTGGTATAG
- a CDS encoding MFS transporter — MPGIGNKELTKRQFFTFSTLCCLVYFTSYITRINYGAAISEIVDSLKISNQLAGMAVTGSFITYGVGQPICGFLGDRIKPRNMIFIGLLATAICNLTISFMSNIYLMIFIWCFNGLFQAMLWPPLVRIMAQTLSDVNYRKTSIGVATAASAGTIAVYLLVPFCILISGWRLSFIIPAIVGFLIALVWFFGVKEFTVPEPKVEEISIRNPVLTKTSTLIFASGLLPIMLVIVFQGALRDGITTWMPTYIQDVYHLSTSISILSTAILPIFTIVSVAFATFVQRLVENELKTSTYIWGTGFIACMVLITLFASNAVVSITLMAIITGCMHGINLMLLSYLPLHFEKYGRVSTMSGILNSFTYLGSAISIYGIATLSEHLGWKFTIISWSVIAFMGTIICALCVRRWKRFTSEPANFL, encoded by the coding sequence ATGCCTGGTATAGGCAATAAAGAACTGACGAAGCGTCAGTTCTTTACGTTCAGCACACTATGTTGTCTAGTCTATTTCACAAGCTATATTACACGGATCAATTATGGCGCTGCTATTTCTGAAATCGTAGATTCGCTTAAGATATCCAATCAGCTTGCCGGTATGGCAGTTACCGGTAGTTTTATAACCTATGGAGTCGGTCAACCGATCTGCGGCTTTTTGGGCGACCGTATAAAACCTCGAAATATGATTTTTATAGGGCTATTGGCAACCGCGATCTGTAATCTTACGATTTCATTTATGAGTAACATTTATCTTATGATCTTCATTTGGTGTTTCAACGGACTTTTTCAAGCCATGCTATGGCCGCCGCTAGTGCGTATTATGGCGCAAACCCTATCCGATGTGAACTACCGGAAAACAAGTATCGGCGTAGCTACGGCGGCTTCTGCCGGAACAATTGCCGTCTATTTACTTGTACCATTCTGTATATTGATTTCCGGTTGGCGATTATCCTTTATCATTCCTGCTATTGTGGGATTCTTGATAGCCTTGGTCTGGTTTTTTGGCGTAAAAGAATTTACTGTACCTGAACCAAAAGTCGAAGAGATATCCATCCGAAATCCGGTTTTGACAAAGACGAGCACCCTCATTTTTGCATCGGGTCTACTGCCGATTATGTTGGTCATTGTGTTTCAAGGCGCTCTGCGCGATGGTATTACAACCTGGATGCCGACCTACATCCAAGACGTCTACCACTTGAGCACTTCCATATCGATTTTGAGTACAGCCATACTTCCCATCTTTACGATCGTGAGTGTTGCCTTCGCGACATTTGTTCAACGGCTTGTTGAGAACGAATTAAAGACCTCAACCTACATTTGGGGCACTGGATTTATCGCTTGTATGGTGTTGATCACGCTATTTGCCTCGAATGCAGTTGTATCCATTACACTTATGGCCATCATAACAGGTTGTATGCACGGCATAAATTTGATGCTGCTCAGCTATCTGCCTTTGCATTTTGAAAAATACGGGCGCGTATCGACTATGTCGGGTATTCTAAATTCATTCACTTACCTCGGCAGCGCCATATCCATTTATGGCATCGCAACCTTAAGCGAACATCTGGGTTGGAAATTTACTATTATTTCTTGGAGTGTTATAGCGTTTATGGGAACGATAATTTGTGCTTTATGCGTTCGAAGATGGAAACGGTTTACCAGCGAGCCTGCCAACTTCTTGTAG